In a genomic window of Primulina huaijiensis isolate GDHJ02 chromosome 10, ASM1229523v2, whole genome shotgun sequence:
- the LOC140986459 gene encoding SUMO-conjugating enzyme SCE1 has product MGCCLSYTLSLSSAKEFTHKNNLSFCFWRRMSGGIARGRLMEERKAWRKNHPHGFVAKPETLSDGTVNMMIWHCTIPGKAGTDWDGGYYPLTMHFSEDYPSKPPKCKFPQGFFHPNIYPSGTVCLSILNEDSGWRPAITVKQILVGIQDLLDQPNPSDPAQTEGYHLFIQDTTEYKKRVRQQAKLYPSLV; this is encoded by the exons ATGGGCTGCTGCTTATCTTACACCCTTTCCCTTTCTTCTGCCAAAGAATTTACGCACAAGAATAATCTTAGTTTTTGTTTTTGGAGAAGGATGTCTGGAGGTATAGCTCGAGGCCGGCTCATGGAGGAACGCAAAGCCTGGCGCAAAAATCACCCtcat gGTTTTGTGGCTAAACCGGAGACCCTTTCTGATGGTACTGTGAACATGATGATTTGGCACTGCACAATCCCTGGTAAGGCCGGG ACGGACTGGGATGGTGGTTATTACCCTCTCACGATGCACTTTAGTGAAGACTATCCTAGTAAGCCTCCGAAATGTAAATTTCCCCAAGGTTTTTTCCATCCAAATATATATCCCTCTGGAACTGTCTGCCTTTCAATCCTCAATGAAGATAGT ggCTGGCGACCAGCCATCACTGTGAAGCAAATCTTGGTTGGCATTCAAGATTTGTTGGATCAAccaaatccatctgatccagcaCAAACTGAGGGTTATCATCTGTTTATTCAG GACACAACAGAATATAAGAAGAGGGTTCGACAGCAGGCGAAGCTGTACCCATCCCTCGTCTAA
- the LOC140985953 gene encoding homoarginine-6-hydroxylase 2-ODD-C23-like, with protein MHEAIDVGRDSGHLHTIKCCLVGTLSKKVPYSVPESFCPTIYIKSPYDELKDLSRKIMRGIALTLGGSMDEFRGSRAGDPFWVLRIIGYPVGSHPNGQEMPKNDIGRGAHTDYGLLTLVNQDEYITALQARKSEGEWISATPIPGTFVFNIGDMLKVHAYFKRT; from the exons ATGCATGAAGCCATTGATGTAGGTAGAGATTCTGGGCATCTTCACACTATTAAGTGTTGCTTGGTTG GTACTTTGTCCAAGAAAGTTCCATACTCTGTTCCTGAATCTTTTTGTCCAACAATCTATATAAAATCACCATATGACGAGCTTAAAGATCTGTCTCGAAAGATAATGAGGGGCATTGCTCTAACCTTGGGTGGATCAATGGATGAGTTCAGAGGGAGTAGAGCTGGAGATCCATTTTGGGTTTTACGCATAATTGGATATCCTGTTGGCTCTCACCCAAACGGACAAGAAATGCCAAAGAACGACATTGGGCG TGGAGCTCACACTGACTACG GTTTACTGACATTAGTCAATCAAGATGAATATATAACTGCCCTTCAG GCGAGAAAGAGTGAGGGAGAATGGATATCAGCTACGCCAATTCCTGGCACTTTTGTTTTTAACATTGGGGACATGCTTAAGGTACACGCTTACTTCAAACGCACTTAA
- the LOC140986407 gene encoding probable beta-1,4-xylosyltransferase IRX14H: MKQLMALQQQNRRSNSFRGGPSPLEGAVDGGKKSPVTFFWLVLHGLCCLISLVLGFRFSRLLFLLLFSTSSSPLPPSATTFSVLHTSSDTATPQPMGNFSTGGGSKVVVGRHGILIRPWPHPDPAEVMKAHKIIERVQIEQRSLYGIKTPKPVIVITPTYVRTFQTLHLTGVMHSLMNVPYDLVWIVVEAGGVTNETVSLISKSGLKTIHIGFDEKMPVLWEDRHKLESRMRLHALRVVREKTLDGIIMFADDSNMHSMELFDEIQNVKWVGSVSVGIVTHSGGSEEREFPVVQNDDDKTSKLPVQGPACNSSNHFVGWHTLDMSQFADRSARYIGDRAVVLPRKLEWAGFILNARLLWEDTADKPEWVNKLDEVGRNEEDLESPLFLLKDTSKVEPLGSCGRKVMVWWLRVEARADSKFPARWIIDSPLEITVPAKRSPWPDSPPELPTEKVVGIPESIPENTERRAAKVGSRRKRSRSKKKNAAKVSNEHVTITRQSGDS; encoded by the exons ATGAAGCAGTTGATGGCGTTGCAGCAGCAGAACCGCCGTAGCAACAGCTTCCGTGGCGGGCCTTCGCCGCTGGAAGGGGCGGTGGACGGCGGGAAGAAGTCTCCGGTGACTTTTTTCTGGTTGGTCCTGCACGGACTCTGCTGTTTGATAAGTTTAGTGCTGGGTTTTCGATTTTCGCGGCTTTTGtttcttctcttgttttctacTTCCTCGTCCCCATTACCCCCTTCTGCAACCACTTTCTCCGTTCTCCATACTTCCTCGGATACGGCCACGCCGCAGCCTATGGGGAATTTTTCCACGGGAGGAGGGAGTAAGGTGGTGGTTGGGAGGCATGGAATACTGATACGGCCGTGGCCACATCCCGATCCGGCCGAGGTGATGAAGGCGCACAAGATAATTGAGAGGGTTCAGATCGAGCAAAGGTCTCTGTATGGTATCAAAACGCCTAAACCAGTTATTGTGATCACACCTACTTATGTTCGAACTTTTCAGACACTTCATCTCACTGGAGTGATGCATTCTTTGATGAATGTTCCCTATGATCTTGTGTGGATCGTGGTTGAAGCTGGCGGTGTTACCAATGAGACGGTCTCTCTAATTTCTAAATCGGGACTGAAGACTATTCACATTGGATTTGATGAAAAGATGCCAGTTCTGTGGGAGGATCGGCATAAGTTGGAGTCGAGAATGAGGCTTCATGCTTTAAG GGTAGTTAGAGAGAAGACGTTAGATGGTATCATAATGTTTGCAGATGATAGTAACATGCATAGCATGGAGTTATTTGATGAGATCCAGAATGTAAAATGGGTAGGCTCTGTTTCAGTTGGCATTGTTACGCATTCTGGGGGTTCTGAGGAACGAGAATTCCCAGTGGTGCAGAACGATGATGACAAGACCTCCAAATTGCCTGTTCAAGGGCCGGCTTGCAATTCTTCAAACCATTTTGTTGGGTGGCATACCCTTGATATGTCGCAGTTTGCAGATAGAAGTGCTAGATATATTGGTGACAGGGCTGTTGTGCTACCAAGAAAGCTGGAATGGGCTGGGTTTATATTAAATGCAAGATTGCTGTGGGAGGACACAGCAGATAAGCCCGAATGGGTTAACAAATTAGACGAGGTTGGTAGGAATGAAGAAGATCTCGAGAGCCCATTATTCTTGTTAAAGGATACGTCAAAGGTGGAGCCTCTTGGGAGTTGTGGGCGCAAAGTTATGGTATGGTGGTTGCGTGTTGAGGCTAGAGCAGACAGTAAATTCCCTGCAAG ATGGATAATTGACTCACCCTTAGAGATCACTGTCCCGGCAAAACGTAGTCCATGGCCCGACTCTCCTCCCGAACTTCCTACAGAAAAAGTTGTTGGTATCCCAGAGAGTATCCCAGAGAACACTGAAAGGCGTGCAGCCAAAGTTGGTTCAAGAAGAAAACGCAGTCGGAGCAAGAAGAAAAACGCGGCAAAAGTATCGAATGAGCATGTTACTATTACAAGACAATCTGGGGATAGCTAG